A stretch of DNA from Octopus bimaculoides isolate UCB-OBI-ISO-001 chromosome 23, ASM119413v2, whole genome shotgun sequence:
TCTTGGCAGTAGTGTAAGGAGGAATGCTAGAATTAAATGTAGTTCATAGTTATGTtaataacagaaaagattaaTGTTACGTGAGAGGCAGAAATAATGTTCTGACCATACTGGTCAAAGATTCCTTTAACCCTGGGCTGAGCTGCAACCAAAGAAACCTGTCTGTTTAAATCTGTGATTCTCAATTGAGGTCCATATGGCTCTtaggggtctatataagattttttaatattaaaatttctcaGCAATAAATTGGTTTATACTTCtgcaattcacaaaatattttaacaatttttttaataccatTCCTAATAGTATTTAAACTATAAAAATGTGAGAGGATTTTTTGATATTGTATGGCTATAAGGTGGCGacctggcagattcgttagcacgccgggcgaaatgcttagcggtatttcgtctgtcattacgttctgagttcaaactgcgccgaggtcgactttgcctttcatcctttcggggtcgataaataaagtaccagttacacactgatgtcaatgtaatcgacttaatccctttgtttgtccttgtttgtcccctctatgtttagccctttgtgggcaataaagaaataaggaacatatccaactaactaagcaattgtttgtttcttttttgtcaaagCTCGGTGAATTTCCTCTTAGTCTATTATGGAGGCCATGTTTGGGAATTGAACCAGGGCATGTGTTNNNNNNNNNNNNNNNNNNNNNNNNNNNNNNNNNNNNNNNNNNNNNNNNccctccttccctccctccctccccccacctgtgtgtgtgtgtataaaacttaaTACAAGGTAAAAACACTTTCCTTAACAGGGATGTAAAACTAGatcatataaaatttaatttttgtgtatacatgcatgcacacacacacacacacacaaacactcacacactcactcacacatacctgcatgcacacacacacacatacatacatacatacatatatacaaacatacatttgagagagggagtgacagagatagagaaacagacagacagatagacagatggacagtaATGGCAGAgtgatagataaatgaatagacatATTCAAAATCATGCCTATAATGAGGATACCCCCCCCTTTTTTAAGGGATGGTCCAATTATCATAGTTTGATAGAggaatattcatacacatacactcagacataccctcatagagacacacatacatatacacttttacatgtataaatatatatatgtgtatatatatatatatatatatatatatatgtgtgtgtatatatatatatatatatatatatatatatatatacacacacacacacgcagacgcatatgcatacacatatatgcatatacctacatacatgtataaatgcatacacatacacacacacacgcacacccacacaccacacagacttgtatacatacacacacacacacacatacatatgaatacatatagatGAACACACGGGAATGTGTATGAACgcatgaaaatgtgtatgtgcgtgtgtgtgttattttgacCGTTTGTTTGAATAGTGCTGAGTGGAAAGTTCGTTAATATATTCCTGTGACCTGGGAAGGAAAGAAATGATCAGTTTTAGtaaatttcttcatttatctGGCTGCATCTCCCGGTAGTGGTGATGAGGTTCGTATATTTCCCCTAAATTCAGacatttaaacaataacaacaacaacaacaactgcaagaggagaaagtagaagaagaagaagaagaagaagaagaacggaaataaaacaaaggagaaggagaaaggaaaagaatcaaaGGAAAGTACTAAAGATTTcaaaatgaaagtcaaagtaggtagcattttaatgttaattcttgttcttttgctcttttgcttgtttcattcatttgactgtggccatgctggagcaccgccttttagtcgagcaaatcaaccccaggacttattctttgtaagcctagtacttattctattggtttctttttgccgaaccgccaagttacggggacgtaagcacaccaccatcggttgtcaagtgatgttgggggggggggacaaacacagacacacaagcatatacatacacgtatgtaaatatatatatatacatatatatgacgggcttctttcagtttctgtctatcaaatccactcacaaggctttggtcagcccgaggctatagtagaagacacttgcctaattgTTAAATCtcagtgaaggtgcgtggcttagtggttaggggcattcgtctcacgatcgtaaggtcgtgagttcaattcccggcgacgcattgtgtccttgagcaaaacacttcatttcacattgctccagtccactcagctggcaaaaatgagttgtacctgtgtttcaaagggctggccttgtcatgctatgtgtcacgctgagtctccctgagaacttcattaggggtaaacgtgtctgtggagtgctcagtcacttgcacgttaatttcacgagcaagctgttccgttgattgtatcagctgggaccctcgtcgttgtaaccaacagagtgctcctTTTTAATTGTTAAATCTATTTTCTGCATTTAGCTTCAATTAAGTATTAACCTTTAATAATCTTccacacatttttatttttatatttgtgggCTGTACTCTTGTGTATTTAATTACTTCTTAATTATTTGAAAGTGTATTTGCTTTCTATCGTCACAGTTTTTGTATCTTATATAGCATGagtatgtttttttaattaattttccctCATTAATATTATCTTCACTGATTTTTCTACACAGAATTTCATATGAATTTCTCCAGTAAATCCTTGACCTGCTTATATCAGTATCTCTAGTTTATCATCTTGTAGTGTATATCTTGAGGTCACCCACATATAAAAATTGGCCAAGTGTCCTGTAATGGCATTTGTATCTGAATCTAGTTTGATTTTACATAGTACAAGACAGAAAAGGGGTTGAGAGAAGCTGTGACTCACACTGGAATGTTCCTCTGTGAATAGAGGTGGGGCTGGTTTCTATAATTCCCCCTTTTGTCTGTCCCTGGAGTATTGCTTTCTGTTTATTCAAATTGCTTATATTAAAATCAACCCAGGTTTAATATGTTGGTTAAGGGTGTTAATACCAGACAGAAAGGGAATGGTGGAAAAGAATCGCTTTGGAATATTCTTCTAATGAGGATGTAATTTGTTTTTatgaccaaggcctttggcaatatactgtgcttgagaagacctgtcaagccaagtgagatcatagacATGGATGATGTCAGTGTTTCGTAACAGgtacccatactggtggcatgtaaaaagcacccactatgctctcagaatggttggcattaggaagggcatccagccatagaaaccatgctaaatcagattggaacctggtgcagctctccagcttaccacttttcattcaaactgtccaacccatgctagcatggtatacagatgttaaatgatgatgatgatgatgaataccttCTTTTTGTCTGTGACTGTAGAATAGAGGTGGAGTTGGTTACTATAATTCCCCCTTTTGTCTATGCCTGtaacatttgaacttagaacttattGTCAGAAGTAGTGCCACTAAACATGCTTTCTGGGGTGGTTataattttgccagctcaatGCCCTaaagtatatgtaaaatattatcaataaatataacaaccaacatgtaaattttcattaaccctttagcatttaagccagccatatcaaGCCAATATACTCTAcctcttttattttaaaactggTCAGAATCAGCCTTTCACACTTCTTCTGAAATATTATTCTAGAAATTAACAATCATGTCACTGAAGTCTCAAACCTACAAAATAACgcatgactaatgtgtgtgtgtgtgggcatgcatgtttgtgtatgtgtgtgtatgtgtgtgcgcttgtgtgcgtacatgtgtctttgtgttaattttgttcctcaccactgtttcttaaccaatgttggtttgttaatgtcctcgtaacttagctttcagcaaaaggaacccttagaataagtaccagatttgaagaaataaatacttgtttcaatttgctcaactaaattccttcaaggaggtgccccagcatggccacaatctaatgactgaaacaagtaaaagataaaaggtaatcttttctactctaggcacaaggcccaaaatcttttgtggggaggaggccagccaattacattgatccagtatgcaactggtacttaatttatcgaccccgaaaggatgaaaggcaaagccaacctcggcagaatttgaactcagaatgtaaagacagacaaaataccgctaagcatttctcccggtgtgctaacatttctgccagcttgctgtgttaaaggataaaagataatgaaGTAGGAGAAGGTGGAGGAAGAAGATGAGGCTATCATCATTCTTTAAGGTTTCTAACAGTAATCTTGTCTCTTCTGTTAATTTCAGAAACAGTTGCAATGTGGTGCCAAAGACAAAGTGGATATTTTCACCATAACAGGATCGATACCTGTCTTGAAGAAATTCGAGGATTTTGACAACTcatggaaaacaacaacaaaaacgacaacaacagcaacaccagaaTTTATCTCTCCTTCAAACTGTGAGTCCAAAATATGCTTGTCTGTGAAAGATCCAATCAGTTTGGACAATGGCCAGGTGGCTTTACAACAACACAAAACCAAGGAAGACCCTGAAAATGAGGAAAACGATGCAGAAACAAGAGAACAACAGCAGGGGTAAGAGAATTACAAATGTCTGTATCTTTTATGttacatcttttattcttttacttgtttcagtcattggacagcagccatgctggaggcGTTGCttggaagggtttagtcaaatagatcgatcccagtgtttatctttctaagtctggtactcagtcatttcagtctcttttgatgaatCTCTAAGttagaaaaatgtaaacaaaccaacactggttgtcaagagtgtgtgtggtggtggtggtggtggtggtggtggtggtggtggaggtgttgaaagtggtgatggtggtggtaatattgttattgcttatcgtgttgatgatgatgatgacaatggggatgtcgatgatgataatgatgatgacggtaacaATGATATAACATCAAGGGTGgacttgtcattgtttttgtccACAAGatcctaaaaaaagaaaagaaaagaaaaaaaaaagacaataggtCCACATCACTCCTTTTCTGGCCTAATATAAGGTCAAGGGTTACATCAGAAGGTCAAAGAGTAATTGTTTAAAACTTTGTATTtagtcttattatttatttagctgCTGATTAAACCTAATTAACTGAAATACCAAAAATGTCACATTACGCCCCTCCCCCTCccctacacccacacacatacaatcccATTAACCAATGGAAAACCCTCTGATTggtgctcaatctgctagaaataacagctgaattcCTTTAGTTCATAAAGTAAGAAAATATTAGACAAGCTAGACTTAGCCGTTTCAGGATTGTCAATACCtttgtctttttatattctacttgtttcagtcgttagactgtggccatgctggggcaatgctgAGAAGTGTTTAGTTGAAAAAGGAATCAATCACTGTACTTGTTTTAGATCTGGgacttattttttcaatttcttttgccaaactgttaagttacagagacttaaacaaaccaacactagtggTTGAGAGGTGGTGGGCATGGGACAAGCACAGCTGCAAagatacatacacttgcatagtCACAGTATTGTACTCACTAATGTAGCTGGGGTGGGAGGCATAGGAGCGGTCCTCCCTGGGTGGTACTTTTCATCCTCTTGTAAGCTATTGCTGTAGGcagtatgtgttttttgtgggatcCGGGGGTGCAAACGTAAGGGCCGACCCAAGCGGCACACCCTCTAGCTACCCTAGtgactgtactgtatatttttcttattattttttataatttgtatatatttattttattataaatgcaaaccgacaccacagaggaatcgatgtaagtttaaataataaaccgcgataggtgagcCGTGATATGGCAAAGGATTACTGAATATCAATACCTacatcaggggttctcaacaggagggcggggagctggcagaaacgttaatatgtcggacgaaatgcctagtggtatttcgtctgccgttacgttctgagttcaaattccgccgaggataacttgcctttcatcctttcagggtcgataaataaagtaccagttacacactggggtcgatgtaatcgacttaatccctttgtctgtccttgtttgtcccctctatgtgtagccccttgtgggcaataaagaaataaggagttCTCAACAGGGTCCATCTAGATCCTGGGTATCCATGTAAGACTTTTTTGCGGGGTGGGGAGGTCCACGAAATCAATATAGTAAATTAGGGATTCACACTAATTACAGTAGGaacttttaaacattgaatggctatggggatccaccCAAGTAATATAGGAATCAAGGGGATCCATAGgtttaaaatggttgagaacccttgacCCACATTATCCGGGATACATTTGTTTTCACATTTCGTTTTAAACTACGATGTGATTTGGGTGAAGTAAGATGGGTTGTCATTTCTAGCTGAAATTGCGACCACGTAGAGCAGGCACTGGAAACTTTTTTTCGAGGAGTGGGCCACATGAGGAGTGGGCTCGTCATTAGCCTAGCTGCACTACTaaagaaattaaaagtaattttttttttttagtaaggcGTGCCATTTAGAAAGTCCCACGGGCCGCAATTTGCCTATGACTGACGTAGATGTTCCTTTATTgacttcatgatgatgatgatgatgatgatgaccgtggtgatgttgtttgttgttgttgttgttggcactccgttgatccgatcaacggaacagcctgctcgtgaaattaacgtgcaagtggctgagcactccacagacatgtgtacccttaatgtagttctcggggatattcagcgtgacacagtgtgacaaggctgaccctttgaaatacaggtacaacagaaacaggaagtaagagtgagagaaagttgtggtgaaagagtacagcagggttcgccaccatcccctgccagatccttgtggagctttaggagttttcgctcaataaacacttacaacgcccggtctgggaatcgaaactgcgatcctatgaccgcgagtccgctgccctaaccactgggccattgcgcctccgcggtggtgatggtagagaaGGAAAAACTGATTGCGGAGCTGGTGATGGCgaaactagtggtggtggtggtatgggagGGGATTGGTGGTGTTGGCtccggtggtagtggtggtggtggtggtgataatgatgagggCATCCAGTCACTgaataacaaccacaataacaacaacgacgaccatAGCAACAGTCACACATGGATCAATCATTTGTCACTTAATTATGATAGCTTAGTCCTCCCCAATCTTCCAGTTCAATCAGTGCGCTGACAGCGATATGATATCCTACTTTCTATCTAATCAACAATAACGTACATACAATCAATTACCAAAACAATTAGGCCACTTATTATCACATTAATTAGATCACTTAATGAACTTTATTCTAATCTACcatcataaaaaaagaacaaccagttacaatgaaaaataattattaattatacacATAAACTGTCATTTCATTGGTTACGACGAtagggtttccagttgatccgatcaacggaacagcctgctcatgaaattaacgtgcatgtggctgagcactccgtagATAAGCGTACCCTGAACgcagttctcatggagattcagcgtgacacagaatgcgacgaggctgaccctttttaattacaggtactactcgtttttgccagctgagcagactggagcaacgtgacataaagtgtcttgctcaaggacacaacgcatcaccgggaattgaaattgtggtggtggtggtggtggtagagatggaagttgatgttgatagtggtggtggctgaTTGGCTGGctggcggcgacgacgacgatgacgataatgaagtTGAGGATGACCGGTGTGTCAATTttgtcaagggaaataactcttgtaataattgtttacatgtacttgaaacatttttcttacattgttgttgctgttgatgatgatgatgatgaagaaactcTAAACTTACATTTTATATTGAGTactacattgtgtatatatatatacgtgttgcCACAATAAAGTGTTTGAGTTGCAGCCTCGCTTGTATATGTTTTTCATCCGGGTTTACTACCAGCGAAATTTGAGCCTTCTGGTAGTCACATTAGGTGTCTCATAACGGCCTTGCACCACCAAAAGATCCATTTTCGTTGTGTAATAGTATCTGATAGTATCTGATAGACGCTGCTCGTGGCTGGGCTTTATAAAGGAAACACCGACACAGAAACCCAaatggaatacatacatacatacatacatacatatatacgcacgcacgtacgtacatatgtatgtatgcagatttcattgttaaaaattataatcatttagagaaaaatattttaaatttctttctaactGGATCGAAGACGATATACAACATatgtaaacattttattgttgctgttctatGTGTCGCTGCTTTTTAAGAGCAGTGTGCTATTTAGAaggtatttaactgctatttctaatatatcGGGCAGCCCGATAAATCCGTCCAGCCTGGCCTATGTTTTAACTTTTTAAGGGGAAGTAACTCTAGAGGTAATTGATCATACTGAGctattattctctctttcttccccactctctctcttccccatttctctgtcttcccccctctctcttattAAATGAGATAAGCAATTAAATTAACAATAATTGATGtttaataatatgtgtgtatgttgtgtttagtgtgtatacgtgtatgtatgccatgcgtgtgtgcctgcgtgtaagagtgtgtgtgcatctctgtgtgtatatacgtgtacgtgtttgtatgtgtgtgtgtttgtatgatgtgtgtgtgtgtgtgtgtgtttgtatgtgtgtgtgtttgtatgtgtgtgtgtgtttgcgtgtgcacgcacgtgtgtgttaATCCTAGCTGTGTAGTGACTGCGACACTGGCtcgttgttctttatgttgtattGAAGAATTGCCGAAGAATTTCTTTGAAGTTATTGTGATCTTGCCACTGGTCGCATGATGACCCCCCGCAGATCTATGAACAAAGACCTTACAGACATGGTTAATCTctctgttcttcttctttttgtggGTGGTGAGGGTCCCGAGCAttgtgcatctaggactacattatctaatatagacTTCCTTCTTTTAAGGTGATAGGTAGcaaagttttctttttacatatttttgttttcacgatacatgtttggctgtgtggtaagaagcttgcttctcaaccacatggttccgagttcagttccactgcgaggCATCTTgaacaatcatgaagtagtgagttcgattcccggaccgggaaGTGTGTTGCGCTCTTGAGcacgacactttatttcacattgctccagttcactcacctgtagaaatgagatgcgactggtgccaagctgtattgacctttgcctttcccttggataacatcgggcGCGTGAAGAGAGGAgaggcttgtatgcatgggctgcagctggtcttccacaaacaacctcgCAGggaacttgtgcctcggagggtaactttttaggtgcatCCCATTGTCATTCATAACCGacgggggtctttaccctttctGCTGAAATAAAGTttgaaacgatatatatatatataccggtacTCCCTCGGTtgcagttgatctaatcaatcgCACAgattgctcgtgaaattaacttgcaagtggctgagcgctccacagacacgtgtgacTGAACGATTAGGCATGAGATCCACAGAAGCGTTTTCCCTATTATTCCACATTCCCGTCTAGCTTAGGACCACACTGTATATTCCGACATGATATGGTGTGCAGTGCGACTGTCTGGAcatacaacaatgatgataataatcaataaaattaatacgctttttgtttttgtacgtacctgttgtgtgcgtcacacttacttcaaagaagcgACAAAGCTAGAGAGAGGagaacagagagtgagagagaaagagagagtgagagaggaagagagagtgagagaggaagagagagtgagagaaaaattgactgcggccatgctggagcaccgcctttagtcgaacaaatcgaccccaggacttattctttgtaagcctagtacttattctatcggtttttttgccgaaccgctaagttacggggacgaaaacacaccagcatcggttatcaagcgatgttggggggacaaacacaaacacaattgtATAGTCGTTCGTTTTAGTCTAGTGAATTGTTTATACGAGATATAAAACTTCTATTTCTGGTTGATGCGTTGTGTAAATGAGATCAGTAGCACATCACCGCTATTATTTGGCTGCCATTCACCTTTTCAggtgaatgtttttttgttttttttttaataggccACGGAGctattaaataatgtaagagaTGTGTCAGACTTACGTTATGTACTTTGAGAAAGAAGGTATAATGAGATGATGCACCCTCCCCACATAACTACCGACGTACTGTAAGAACTCTAACGTATGTTTGTTATAAAAGTCGGTGATTATTTggcttgtattcaatattttatgggtaacaaagtggtgagctggcagaaacgttagcacgttgggcgaaatgcttaacagtgtttcgtctgccgttacgttctgtgttcaaattccgccgaggtcgactttgcttttcatcctttcgtggtcgataaattaagtatcagtagcgcactgggatcgatgtagtcgacttacccgcctccccaaaactgctggccttgtaccaagatttaaaaccattaaggtggcgagctagcagaaaNNNNNNNNNNNNNNNNNNNNNNNNNNNNNNNNNNNNNNNNNNNNNNNNNNNNNNNNNNNNNNNNNNNNNNNNNNNNNNNNNNNNNNNNNNNNNNNNNNNNNNNNNNNNNNNNNNNNNNNNNNNNNNNNNNNNNNNNNNNNNNNNNNNNNNNNNNNNNNNNNNNNNNNNNNNNNNNNNNNNNNNNNNNNNNNNNNNNNNNNNNNNNNNNNNNNNNNNNNNNNNNNNNNNNNNNNNNNNNNNNNNNNNNNNNNNNNNNNNNNNNNNNNNNNNNNNNNNNNNNNNNNNNNNNNNNNNNNNNNNNNNNNNNNNNNNNNNNNNNNNNNNNNNNNNNNNNNNNNNNNNNNNNNNNNNNNNNNNNNNNNNNNNNNNNNNNNNNNNNNNNNNNNNNNNNNNNNNNNNNNNNNNNNNNNNNNNNNNNNNNNNNNNNNNNNNNNNNNNNNNNNNNNNNNNNNNNNNNNNNNNNNNNNNNNNNNNNNNNNNNNNNNNNNNNNNNNNNNNNNNNNNNNNNNNNNNNNNNNNNNNNNNNNNNNaaaaaaaaaaaaaaaaaaaaaaaagataagtgcTGAGATTGATTCGTTTggctaaatccttcaaggtgaagccccggcatggccacagtcaaataactgaaataaagaaaagataaaccTGCCTCGGGTCAGGATTGAAACCTAACCACCGCTTTGGCACGTTAAGtgagatatatgtctatatgtgtgtgtgtgtgtgtgtgtgtgtaaacgcacTTAGATATCCATACATAGTCTTGttattgtttctatatttttacgtgcgtgtgtttgccgTTATGGTTGTTGTTTGGTTCTAACGAAATGGTCAGTgtcgtatttattattttttctatatataaatggagaatGCATTTGTTTATGTTCGGGTCCGAAGACGACGACTCGTTCATTATAAACGTAAGTTAGGTTGAGCTGCCTGTTTGCAAGAGTACATGTAGTCGTGCAGTAACATAACTTCGAACCCACACAGCCATACGTACAgaagaaggaaagcaaaatatATCGAGCAAGATCTTGAAGAGTTAAGCTAAAATACCTCAACCCCTTCCTCTTTGCTACTCCTCTATATAAACCATAGActcattctccttctctttcttactcggtcttttcttctctctttctcttctccattgTGTTTTTCTCTTCACCCATCTCTCTGCTCTGTTgtaacgcgcacacacatattctctctctccctttccccctctctctctcccttcccccttCTCTCCTCTTGTTTTGTCCTTTTAGATTCAACCACTTTCTCTATTTCATCATCActtatcactcactctctctctctctctctctctttctatctctatcacCGCTTTCtcttctcttgcacacacacgcattatcgATCTTTCACTCTCACAAACGATCTCTTCCTCTTCCCCGCctgcacccccctctctctctctatctatctatctatctatctacctatctatctatctatctatctatctatctatctaacaatttatctatctatctatctatctatcta
This window harbors:
- the LOC106870508 gene encoding uncharacterized protein LOC106870508, whose amino-acid sequence is MKVKKQLQCGAKDKVDIFTITGSIPVLKKFEDFDNSWKTTTKTTTTATPEFISPSNCESKICLSVKDPISLDNGQVALQQHKTKEDPENEENDAETREQQQG